From Chromatiales bacterium, a single genomic window includes:
- the dctP gene encoding TRAP transporter substrate-binding protein DctP, with the protein MKRRDFLKGAGVGAFAVGASALSGCNRDEAGATPAAARSQETFEWKMVTTWPKNFPGMGTSAEKLASLIGEMSGGRLTIRVFGGGELVPALDVFDTVSQGGAEMGHGAAYYWKSKSDVFPFFSTVPFGMNAEEMNAWLHYGGGLELWKEAYAPYGVIPAAAGNTGVQMAGWFNKEINRLEDLRGLKMRIPGLGGEVLQRAGGTPVNMAGGELFLAMQTGALDALEWVGPYNDLAFGLHKVAKYYYYPGWHEPGTTLEAIINQAAFDKLPADLQSIVINACRVVNQDMLNLYTARNHDALQTLVKEHGVDVRRLPDDVLERLRGLSEEVVGELVGNNDFARRVYDSYGSFRDQAVQWHDISERAYFEVRGG; encoded by the coding sequence ATGAAACGACGCGACTTTCTCAAGGGCGCCGGCGTCGGCGCGTTTGCCGTGGGCGCCTCGGCGCTGTCGGGCTGCAACCGCGACGAGGCGGGCGCCACCCCCGCGGCGGCGCGCTCGCAGGAGACCTTCGAGTGGAAGATGGTCACCACCTGGCCGAAGAACTTCCCGGGCATGGGCACCAGCGCCGAGAAGCTCGCCAGCCTCATCGGCGAGATGTCGGGCGGGCGGCTCACCATCCGCGTCTTCGGCGGCGGCGAGCTGGTGCCGGCGCTGGATGTGTTCGACACCGTGAGCCAGGGCGGGGCCGAGATGGGCCACGGCGCGGCCTACTACTGGAAGAGCAAGAGCGACGTCTTCCCCTTCTTCTCCACCGTGCCCTTCGGCATGAATGCCGAGGAGATGAATGCCTGGCTGCACTACGGCGGCGGGCTGGAGCTGTGGAAGGAGGCCTACGCCCCCTATGGCGTGATCCCGGCGGCGGCCGGCAATACCGGCGTGCAGATGGCCGGCTGGTTCAACAAGGAGATCAACCGCCTGGAGGACCTGCGGGGCCTGAAGATGCGCATCCCGGGCCTGGGCGGCGAGGTGCTCCAGCGCGCCGGCGGCACGCCGGTGAACATGGCCGGCGGCGAGCTGTTCCTGGCCATGCAGACCGGCGCGCTGGACGCGCTGGAATGGGTCGGCCCCTACAACGACCTCGCCTTCGGCCTGCACAAGGTGGCGAAGTACTACTACTACCCGGGCTGGCACGAGCCGGGCACCACGCTCGAGGCCATCATCAACCAGGCCGCCTTCGACAAGCTGCCGGCCGACCTGCAGAGCATCGTCATCAACGCCTGCCGCGTGGTGAACCAGGACATGCTCAATCTCTACACCGCGCGCAACCACGACGCCCTGCAGACCCTGGTGAAGGAGCACGGGGTGGACGTGCGCCGCCTGCCGGACGACGTGCTGGAACGCCTGCGCGGGCTGTCGGAAGAGGTGGTGGGCGAGCTGGTCGGCAACAACGACTTCGCCCGGCGCGTGTACGACTCCTACGGGAGCTTCCGCGACCAGGCCGTCCAGTGGCACGACATCTCGGAACGCGCCTATTTCGAGGTGCGTGGGGGGTGA
- a CDS encoding outer membrane beta-barrel protein has product MTHRISHALLAAALLAGPGAALADGWYLGAKAGLMATDANGFDDATNAGVVIGRDIAGLVAGDLSLEGEYTTTVDEGSGFGNSDWEIDTLGGYAVFRSAGPAYLKAKGGIVRSDVSVGSFSQTSTDPSAGLGVGFSLGVAQLELEYTRIDGDDADVDFISLTVNLF; this is encoded by the coding sequence ATGACACACCGCATCTCCCACGCCCTGCTCGCTGCCGCCCTGCTCGCCGGTCCCGGTGCCGCCCTGGCCGATGGCTGGTACCTCGGCGCCAAGGCCGGCCTCATGGCCACCGACGCCAACGGCTTCGATGACGCCACCAATGCCGGGGTCGTGATCGGTCGCGACATCGCCGGCCTGGTGGCCGGCGACCTGAGCCTGGAGGGGGAATACACCACCACCGTCGACGAGGGCAGCGGCTTTGGCAACAGCGACTGGGAGATCGACACCCTGGGCGGCTACGCCGTGTTCCGCTCCGCCGGGCCCGCCTACCTCAAGGCCAAGGGCGGCATCGTGCGCTCCGACGTCTCCGTCGGCAGCTTCTCGCAGACCAGCACCGACCCCTCCGCCGGACTGGGCGTGGGCTTCAGCCTGGGCGTCGCCCAGCTCGAGCTGGAATACACCCGCATCGACGGCGACGATGCCGACGTCGACTTCATCAGCCTGACGGTCAATCTGTTCTGA